The Psychrosphaera ytuae genome includes a region encoding these proteins:
- a CDS encoding DUF2779 domain-containing protein, whose amino-acid sequence MSHPRYLTKSRFKLATECPTKLFYTGKKEYLDNKLDDPFLASLADGGFQVGELAKCYYPEGHDITSLDYEESVQKTNELLKQDNVVIFEPAIRFGNLFVRVDILVKQGNEYQLIEVKAKSYSAKNDKDFLNKSGKLDSKWKPYIFDVAFQKYVLKQIIPSAIVSSYLMVVDKDTPCPVDGLNQKFKLTRDDRNRRGVSVSNSLSASDLSVKILKKINTDKAVQIAYETELQTGMPVEGFIPNIEVLAEQYANDEKVIPVIGSKCKSCEFKCSEEDEANGFKSGFKECWKEQLHWKDEDFNEPTVLSISNFRGSNRCIENGKVKLKDLSPEDINYEESSTPALTLKERQWLQVEKVKDSDSSVYFDVDSMRNEMASWTYPLHFIDFETCAVAIPFYKGMSPYEGIAFQFSHHMLHEDGRVEHAGEFLSSQVGEFPNFNFVRELKAQLEKDNGTIFRYSNHENSYLNMVYQQLKLSGEVDKGELCGFIKSITKSSNNSKDNWLGDRNMVDQWELVKKYYYDPATGGSNSIKAVLPAILNSSQFLQEKYEQPIYGTKELPSLNFKNKAWIEFDDNGKVKDPYKSLPKMFTEASEHDIELLSESDELNNGGLALTGYARLQFTEMSDYERKELERGLLMYCELDTLAMVMIQEAWRDMINESK is encoded by the coding sequence GTGAGCCATCCACGCTATTTGACTAAATCACGATTTAAGTTAGCCACTGAGTGCCCAACAAAATTGTTTTATACGGGTAAAAAAGAATACTTGGATAACAAGCTTGATGACCCGTTTCTTGCCTCATTAGCTGATGGCGGTTTCCAGGTGGGTGAATTAGCGAAGTGCTATTATCCTGAAGGTCATGACATTACTTCTTTAGATTATGAAGAATCAGTTCAGAAAACCAATGAATTGTTAAAGCAGGACAACGTCGTTATTTTTGAGCCTGCCATTCGCTTTGGCAACTTATTTGTTCGTGTTGATATTTTAGTTAAACAAGGCAATGAATATCAGCTCATTGAAGTTAAAGCCAAGTCATATTCGGCTAAAAATGATAAAGACTTTTTAAACAAGTCTGGAAAGTTAGACTCAAAGTGGAAGCCATATATTTTTGATGTGGCGTTTCAAAAATACGTATTAAAACAAATCATACCCAGTGCGATTGTCAGCAGCTATTTGATGGTGGTTGATAAAGATACACCTTGCCCGGTAGATGGCTTAAATCAGAAGTTTAAATTAACTCGTGATGACAGGAATAGACGAGGAGTGTCTGTTTCTAATTCGTTATCTGCATCAGACTTATCAGTAAAAATTCTCAAAAAGATAAATACCGACAAAGCGGTTCAAATTGCTTATGAAACCGAATTGCAAACGGGTATGCCAGTAGAAGGCTTCATCCCCAATATCGAAGTGCTCGCAGAGCAATATGCTAATGATGAAAAGGTGATACCTGTCATTGGCTCAAAGTGCAAAAGTTGTGAGTTCAAATGCTCGGAAGAAGATGAGGCGAATGGTTTTAAAAGTGGCTTTAAGGAATGCTGGAAAGAACAACTTCATTGGAAGGACGAAGATTTTAATGAGCCAACAGTATTAAGCATCTCTAACTTTAGAGGTTCAAATCGCTGCATCGAAAATGGCAAAGTAAAGCTAAAAGACCTCTCGCCAGAGGATATCAATTATGAAGAATCTTCAACGCCAGCACTTACATTAAAAGAAAGGCAGTGGCTTCAAGTAGAGAAAGTAAAAGATAGCGATTCAAGTGTGTATTTTGATGTTGATAGCATGCGAAACGAAATGGCATCTTGGACTTACCCTCTTCATTTTATCGACTTTGAAACCTGTGCAGTGGCGATACCATTTTATAAAGGAATGTCGCCATACGAAGGCATAGCCTTCCAATTTTCACATCATATGTTGCACGAAGATGGGCGTGTGGAGCATGCAGGTGAGTTTCTTAGCTCACAGGTTGGTGAGTTCCCCAACTTTAATTTCGTAAGGGAATTAAAAGCACAATTAGAAAAAGACAACGGTACTATTTTCAGATATTCCAACCATGAGAACTCTTATCTCAATATGGTTTATCAGCAATTGAAACTGTCGGGTGAGGTGGATAAAGGCGAGCTTTGTGGCTTTATAAAGTCAATAACTAAGTCTTCCAACAACAGCAAAGACAATTGGCTCGGTGATAGAAATATGGTTGACCAATGGGAGCTAGTTAAAAAGTATTATTACGACCCTGCCACAGGTGGCTCAAACTCTATTAAGGCAGTGCTACCTGCCATATTAAATAGCTCTCAATTTTTACAAGAAAAATACGAACAACCTATTTATGGGACTAAGGAATTACCTAGCTTAAATTTTAAGAACAAAGCTTGGATTGAATTTGATGACAATGGAAAAGTAAAAGACCCTTATAAGTCATTGCCAAAAATGTTCACAGAAGCATCTGAGCATGACATTGAACTGCTATCAGAATCCGATGAACTGAATAATGGTGGTCTCGCCTTGACTGGCTATGCTCGACTTCAGTTCACCGAGATGTCGGACTATGAAAGGAAAGAGCTAGAGCGCGGACTATTGATGTACTGTGAGCTAGATACATTAGCAATGGTGATGATCCAAGAAGCTTGGAGGGATATGATTAATGAAAGCAAATAG
- a CDS encoding RNA-directed DNA polymerase: MPNSSLLAVKTLNQYRKRDVLSYLGLRYYLKNVSAKKCRWIRDVSTRLSSCQGEASYLKTFHFKELSESGAITHREIYLPAPNEALSETALLVELSKHSIFHPKPYVYSYRFTEESDKSGVFNPYFIGYKERQADIANACWSVENGMVLITDIKKFYPSIHTDLAIQVWQKFCQKSDLESKFELLGHNLLNRQQHSNASLKCEPSLLTGPAFSHVIANLLLDSLDEKMHNITEGKYFRYVDDIAFVGNPHECKKWREILVEELSEFNLELHIGDKDFEVTCEEWLEGENDFESSLGLSWVAFIADVKRYLIAKPHRQKLLSKEFLKQNIRLPILDYSNVVNESNNLERFQDWLNKYNWSFRAVNKIDVDHLLKQAKLCETALLEQFNTLLEQSDDLTIYQRKRLIPKLRYVSGRVLIFADDNLLLELAKKLQKFPELQLITATMKAISTKDVTEIIAMGVNATQAVSQILRAKDEEVTFNIDKIRALDNKLIEQCLAILTLNEIRFPNYDVDSEIITLAKGPVNIDIMNSSDLFIKEVASLHGVGDSLNSYLMNTAFDRDEDFALDIINQLQQSSHA, encoded by the coding sequence ATGCCAAACTCCTCATTATTAGCAGTAAAAACTCTTAATCAATATCGTAAACGAGACGTTCTATCTTATTTAGGTCTCAGGTATTACCTCAAAAACGTCTCGGCTAAAAAATGTCGGTGGATTCGTGATGTATCTACACGATTGTCAAGTTGTCAAGGTGAAGCTTCTTATCTAAAAACGTTCCATTTTAAGGAATTATCAGAAAGCGGTGCTATTACCCATAGAGAAATATACTTGCCTGCTCCTAATGAGGCTTTATCTGAGACCGCCTTGTTAGTGGAGCTTTCTAAACATTCTATATTTCATCCGAAACCATATGTTTATAGCTATCGATTTACAGAGGAATCAGATAAATCAGGCGTTTTTAACCCTTATTTTATCGGGTACAAAGAGCGGCAAGCTGATATTGCCAACGCCTGTTGGTCTGTAGAAAATGGTATGGTGCTTATTACAGATATTAAGAAATTTTACCCCAGTATACATACTGATTTGGCTATCCAAGTCTGGCAAAAATTTTGCCAGAAGTCGGATTTGGAAAGTAAGTTTGAATTATTAGGACATAATTTACTTAATAGACAACAGCACTCAAACGCTTCTCTTAAGTGTGAACCTAGTTTACTGACAGGGCCGGCATTTAGTCATGTAATTGCTAATTTATTGCTAGACTCTTTGGATGAGAAGATGCATAACATAACAGAAGGCAAGTACTTTAGGTATGTTGATGATATAGCATTTGTTGGTAATCCACATGAATGCAAAAAGTGGCGGGAAATATTAGTTGAAGAGCTAAGTGAATTTAACTTAGAGCTGCACATTGGTGACAAGGATTTTGAAGTAACATGTGAAGAGTGGCTTGAGGGAGAAAATGACTTTGAGTCTAGTCTCGGGCTTTCATGGGTGGCGTTTATCGCAGATGTTAAACGTTATTTAATCGCAAAGCCTCACCGACAAAAGCTATTGTCTAAAGAGTTTTTAAAACAGAATATTAGGCTCCCTATTTTAGATTATTCAAACGTTGTTAATGAATCTAATAATTTAGAGAGGTTCCAAGATTGGCTGAATAAATATAATTGGTCTTTCAGGGCCGTAAATAAAATTGACGTAGACCATTTATTAAAACAAGCCAAGCTTTGTGAAACAGCTTTATTGGAGCAGTTTAATACACTTCTAGAACAGTCAGATGACCTAACTATTTACCAGAGAAAACGACTTATTCCTAAATTGAGATATGTTAGCGGAAGGGTATTGATTTTTGCTGATGATAATTTGCTGTTAGAGCTTGCAAAAAAATTGCAAAAGTTTCCTGAGTTGCAGTTAATTACGGCAACAATGAAAGCGATATCAACTAAGGACGTTACAGAAATCATCGCAATGGGTGTAAATGCCACGCAAGCTGTATCACAAATATTAAGAGCAAAGGATGAAGAAGTGACTTTCAATATTGATAAAATAAGGGCGTTAGATAATAAACTTATCGAGCAATGTTTAGCGATACTAACTTTAAATGAAATAAGGTTTCCTAATTATGACGTTGATTCTGAGATAATTACTCTGGCTAAAGGTCCTGTGAATATAGATATTATGAATAGTTCAGACTTGTTCATTAAAGAGGTGGCGTCATTGCATGGGGTAGGTGATTCTCTCAATAGCTATTTGATGAATACGGCTTTTGATCGAGATGAAGATTTTGCGCTAGATATTATCAATCAATTACAACAATCAAGTCATGCTTAA
- a CDS encoding type I restriction endonuclease subunit R, whose amino-acid sequence MGFTELNSVEHYIIHQLSGINLNANQVSEPQPTLGVKWQFQPPEKLGRGVNEVLVESQLIKALIRLNPEIEANPNLADEVIHKLRAILISVNQVGLVKANEEFFAWMTGEKTMPFGENNRHVSVKLIDFEDLTRNDYILTNQFRIHHRETKIPDVVLMINGIPVVVGEAKTPIRPSVSWLDGAHDIHQIYENAVPQLFVPNILSFATEGKELFYGAIRCPLEFWAPWRIEENDSQISKALGLAEIGKELTDLLSPARLLDIMRNFSLFTTNKKKQRIKVIPRFQQYEGANKIVQRVIEGKIKKGLIWHFQGSGKSLLMVFAAQKLRRAPELKSPTVIVLVDRTDLDTQISGTFNAADVANVESTESIKELQQMLERDTRKIIISMIHKFRDAKPNMNDRENIILLVDEAHRTQEGDLGRQMRAALPNAFLFGLTGTPVNKADKNTFWAFGSEEDRGGYMSRYTFHDSIRDEATLPLHFEPRLVDVHVDKDALDKAFEEFKESAALTDEEADELNKKSAKMSAFLKSPERVEKIVKDIAEHFNAKVAPHGFKGMIVTPDRHACVQYKEELDKYFPEEASKVVISTTANDDFEFKQKWAVDKSQQEKIVDEYNDATSELKFIIVTAKLLTGFDAPICQTMYLDKSLKDHTLLQAICRTNRLYPQKTFGCIVDYFGVFDDAAKALEFDEQSVKQVITNLGDLRSRLPQAMADALRHFEGVDRTLDGFEGLEAAQNAINTDEKKDAFAKDFKYLAKLWESLSPDNILDVYNQDYKWLAQVFESVKPASDNVGKILWLALGAQTTQLIHENIHVGEVHTLEEFVLDADVIENIFNNPDPKKIKQLEKDLIKRFVKHGGNANFKKLSERLEELRDKAEKGLITSIEFVKELCAIAKDTVKAEKELEQELQEKSPKAALTELFLELKTDETPTVVERIVTDIDAIVRVVNFPGWQNTVGGEREVQKSLRKALLKYKLHKDQVLFDRAYGYIKEYY is encoded by the coding sequence ATGGGATTTACCGAATTAAATAGTGTGGAACACTACATCATCCATCAACTAAGTGGCATTAATTTAAATGCCAATCAAGTATCAGAGCCACAACCAACTTTGGGTGTTAAGTGGCAATTCCAACCGCCAGAAAAGCTAGGGCGTGGTGTAAATGAAGTATTAGTTGAATCGCAGCTGATTAAGGCGTTAATTCGTCTTAACCCTGAGATTGAGGCTAACCCAAACTTGGCGGATGAAGTAATACATAAACTCCGAGCTATTTTAATTTCGGTAAATCAGGTTGGACTGGTTAAAGCCAACGAAGAATTTTTCGCTTGGATGACTGGCGAAAAAACCATGCCGTTTGGTGAAAACAATCGTCATGTATCCGTTAAGCTAATTGATTTTGAAGACTTAACTCGAAACGATTATATATTAACTAACCAGTTTCGTATTCACCACAGAGAAACCAAAATACCTGATGTGGTATTAATGATTAACGGTATACCTGTGGTGGTTGGTGAAGCCAAAACACCGATTAGACCCTCAGTAAGTTGGTTAGATGGTGCCCATGACATCCATCAAATTTACGAAAATGCCGTACCGCAATTGTTTGTGCCAAACATTTTGTCTTTTGCCACAGAAGGCAAAGAGCTGTTTTATGGTGCGATTCGCTGTCCGTTAGAGTTTTGGGCTCCATGGCGTATAGAAGAAAATGACAGTCAAATATCTAAAGCACTAGGTTTAGCTGAAATTGGTAAAGAGCTCACAGACTTGCTTAGCCCGGCTCGATTACTCGATATTATGCGTAACTTCTCTTTGTTTACCACTAACAAGAAAAAACAACGCATTAAGGTGATTCCTCGCTTTCAGCAGTATGAAGGGGCGAATAAAATCGTCCAGCGTGTTATTGAAGGCAAAATTAAGAAAGGCCTGATATGGCACTTCCAAGGCTCAGGTAAATCATTACTCATGGTGTTTGCTGCACAAAAGCTAAGACGAGCACCAGAGCTTAAAAGCCCAACCGTAATTGTTCTTGTTGATAGAACCGACCTTGATACACAAATAAGCGGAACCTTTAATGCGGCAGATGTGGCCAATGTTGAAAGCACAGAAAGCATTAAAGAACTTCAACAAATGTTGGAGCGTGATACTCGTAAGATCATTATTTCAATGATCCATAAATTCAGAGACGCTAAACCTAATATGAATGATAGAGAAAACATCATTCTATTGGTGGATGAGGCTCACCGAACTCAAGAAGGTGATTTAGGACGACAAATGCGAGCGGCATTACCCAATGCATTTTTGTTTGGTTTAACCGGTACGCCAGTTAACAAGGCAGATAAAAATACCTTTTGGGCGTTTGGCTCAGAGGAAGATAGAGGTGGCTATATGTCACGTTATACCTTCCATGATTCAATTCGAGATGAAGCAACACTACCTCTGCACTTTGAACCACGACTGGTTGACGTCCATGTTGATAAAGACGCATTAGATAAAGCGTTTGAAGAGTTTAAAGAAAGTGCTGCGCTAACTGACGAAGAAGCCGATGAGCTAAACAAGAAGTCAGCAAAAATGTCAGCGTTTTTGAAATCACCTGAACGTGTTGAAAAAATCGTAAAAGACATCGCTGAACACTTTAATGCAAAAGTAGCGCCTCATGGTTTTAAAGGCATGATAGTCACACCAGATCGTCATGCTTGTGTGCAATACAAAGAAGAATTAGATAAGTACTTCCCAGAAGAGGCCAGTAAAGTTGTAATCTCGACTACTGCCAACGATGATTTTGAGTTTAAGCAAAAGTGGGCGGTAGATAAAAGCCAGCAAGAAAAGATTGTTGATGAGTACAATGACGCAACATCAGAGCTTAAATTCATCATTGTGACAGCAAAGCTGTTAACCGGTTTTGATGCCCCGATTTGTCAAACCATGTACTTAGACAAGTCATTAAAAGACCATACGTTACTACAGGCAATTTGTCGCACAAACCGTTTATATCCGCAAAAAACATTTGGTTGTATTGTTGATTACTTTGGTGTGTTTGATGATGCCGCTAAAGCGCTAGAGTTTGACGAGCAAAGTGTTAAACAGGTTATTACTAATCTTGGCGATTTACGTTCTCGACTGCCACAAGCAATGGCTGATGCGTTAAGACACTTTGAAGGGGTAGATAGAACTCTTGATGGGTTTGAAGGCTTAGAAGCGGCACAGAACGCTATTAATACCGATGAAAAGAAAGATGCCTTTGCCAAAGACTTTAAGTACCTTGCTAAGTTATGGGAGTCTTTATCACCTGATAATATCTTGGATGTTTATAACCAAGACTACAAATGGCTTGCTCAGGTATTTGAATCGGTAAAACCGGCATCGGATAACGTAGGTAAAATACTGTGGTTGGCACTGGGTGCGCAAACCACACAATTAATCCACGAGAACATTCATGTAGGTGAAGTGCATACGCTAGAAGAGTTTGTTTTAGATGCAGATGTTATCGAAAACATCTTTAACAACCCTGATCCCAAGAAAATTAAACAGCTCGAAAAAGACCTAATTAAACGCTTTGTTAAGCACGGCGGAAACGCCAATTTTAAAAAGTTAAGTGAGCGTTTAGAAGAGCTACGTGACAAAGCGGAGAAAGGCTTAATCACTTCAATTGAATTCGTAAAAGAGCTCTGCGCTATAGCCAAAGACACGGTTAAAGCTGAAAAAGAGTTAGAACAAGAACTTCAAGAGAAATCACCAAAAGCTGCACTTACAGAACTGTTCCTTGAACTTAAAACTGATGAAACCCCTACGGTTGTAGAACGCATAGTTACTGACATTGATGCAATCGTAAGGGTAGTCAACTTCCCAGGCTGGCAAAACACGGTAGGTGGTGAACGAGAAGTACAAAAATCACTACGCAAAGCTTTGCTTAAATACAAATTACATAAAGACCAAGTGCTGTTTGATAGAGCATATGGTTACATCAAGGAATATTATTAA
- a CDS encoding restriction endonuclease subunit S: MFDMEAIKNFSIDKSDWKKVKFGDVVFEPKESVKDPVTEGIEHVVGLEHIDSGDMNLRRSASIEGSTTFTKKFCKGDVLFGRRRAYLKKAAKAGFEGICSGDITVMRAREALLLPELLPFVVNNEKFFDHAVTHSAGGLSPRVKFKDLSNFEFLLPNIEKQQYLLKLLREVSQLLEVERNLLSNLQILFNSSEKELFNGKGFNKEGILEVASVQRGKFAHRPRNAPQFYGGKIPFIQTSEVVNSDKYITSYSQTLNELGLSISKMFPKGTIVMTIAANIGYVGLLSFDSAFTDSLVGIQAKPEKISQEYLYYYLNYKQKIVDGLATESAQKNLSIDTFKAFKVRYPESKEKQLATVNQLDKIKKNINAQKTKIESVFKLQSILISKVF, encoded by the coding sequence ATGTTCGACATGGAAGCTATTAAAAACTTTTCTATCGATAAATCAGACTGGAAAAAAGTAAAGTTTGGCGATGTGGTGTTTGAGCCAAAAGAGTCAGTTAAAGACCCAGTTACTGAAGGTATAGAGCATGTTGTAGGTTTAGAGCATATTGATAGTGGCGATATGAATTTACGCCGATCTGCTAGTATTGAAGGTAGTACAACGTTTACCAAAAAGTTTTGTAAAGGTGACGTTTTATTTGGTCGCCGCCGAGCTTATTTGAAGAAGGCTGCCAAAGCCGGGTTTGAAGGTATTTGTTCGGGCGATATCACGGTTATGCGAGCTAGAGAAGCATTGCTTCTTCCTGAACTATTACCTTTCGTTGTAAACAATGAAAAGTTTTTTGATCATGCAGTGACTCATTCAGCAGGAGGTCTGTCTCCGAGAGTGAAGTTTAAAGATTTATCGAATTTTGAGTTTCTACTTCCAAACATAGAGAAACAACAATACTTGTTAAAATTGCTTAGAGAAGTAAGTCAGTTACTTGAAGTTGAACGCAATTTACTTTCGAACTTACAAATCCTTTTTAATAGTTCTGAGAAAGAGCTATTTAATGGTAAGGGGTTTAATAAGGAAGGAATTTTGGAAGTCGCCTCAGTTCAAAGAGGAAAATTTGCACACCGCCCTAGGAATGCTCCTCAATTTTATGGAGGGAAAATTCCATTCATTCAAACAAGTGAAGTAGTTAATTCTGATAAATATATAACGTCTTATTCGCAAACATTGAATGAGCTTGGCTTATCTATTAGTAAAATGTTTCCGAAAGGAACAATTGTTATGACAATAGCTGCCAATATCGGGTATGTGGGGTTATTGAGTTTTGATAGTGCCTTTACTGATAGCTTAGTCGGTATACAAGCTAAGCCAGAAAAAATAAGCCAAGAATACTTATATTATTATCTGAATTACAAACAAAAAATAGTAGATGGCTTGGCAACAGAAAGCGCTCAGAAAAATCTTAGCATTGATACGTTTAAAGCTTTTAAGGTTCGATACCCTGAGTCTAAAGAGAAGCAATTAGCTACTGTGAATCAACTAGACAAAATAAAGAAAAATATTAATGCGCAAAAAACAAAAATAGAGTCTGTTTTCAAATTACAATCTATATTGATTAGCAAGGTGTTTTAG
- a CDS encoding type I restriction-modification system subunit M: MMTQQELEKYLWGAATTLRGTIDAGDYKQYIFPLMFFKRISDVYDEEFDNALAESDGDLEYAAFAENHHFQIPVGAHWQDVREVTTNVGLALQNAMRAIEKANPDTLDGIFGDASWTNKDRLSDAMLTNLIEHYSQHKLNLKNVPDDKLGNAYEYLIKEFADDSGHTAAEFYTNRTVVKLMTMIMDPQPGESVYDPTCGSGGLLLNCALHLKDEGKEYRTLKLYGQEINLLTSAIARMNMFMHGIEEFDIVRGNTLSNPGLLENDELKKFNVILANPPYSIKSWDRGAFENDPYGRNLWGTPPQGCADYAFQQHIQKSLDLGNGRSISLWPHGILFRDAETEMRKKMIEQDLVECVIGLGPNLFYNSPMEACLLITKTNKEDHKKGKILFINAVKEVRQDKNIGYLDQVHIDKIFNAYSNFESEENFALLVDKQEVLDRKANMAINLYVRPDSLVSSEEACFTAAYQEWQQSSDNLKQSMEKLFKELV; encoded by the coding sequence ATGATGACTCAACAAGAATTAGAAAAATACCTTTGGGGTGCTGCAACTACTTTACGTGGCACTATCGATGCGGGTGATTACAAGCAGTACATATTCCCGTTAATGTTCTTTAAACGCATCTCAGATGTATATGATGAAGAGTTTGACAACGCCTTAGCGGAAAGTGATGGTGATTTAGAATATGCTGCTTTTGCAGAAAACCACCATTTCCAAATCCCGGTTGGTGCTCACTGGCAAGATGTTCGTGAGGTGACAACCAACGTAGGCTTAGCACTGCAAAATGCTATGCGTGCTATTGAAAAAGCTAACCCGGATACCTTAGATGGTATTTTTGGTGATGCCAGTTGGACCAATAAAGACCGACTTTCTGATGCCATGCTCACTAACCTTATTGAGCATTACTCGCAGCATAAACTGAATCTTAAAAATGTGCCTGACGATAAATTAGGTAACGCTTACGAGTACTTAATTAAAGAGTTTGCTGATGACAGCGGCCATACCGCAGCGGAGTTTTATACCAACCGTACAGTAGTTAAGCTGATGACTATGATTATGGACCCACAACCAGGTGAGTCGGTATATGACCCAACCTGTGGTTCTGGTGGTTTATTGCTTAACTGCGCCTTGCATTTAAAAGACGAAGGCAAAGAATACCGAACACTGAAGTTATATGGTCAAGAAATTAACCTGTTAACTTCCGCTATTGCTCGTATGAACATGTTTATGCATGGCATCGAGGAGTTCGATATTGTGCGAGGCAATACTTTGTCTAATCCAGGCTTGCTAGAGAACGATGAGCTTAAAAAGTTTAACGTCATCCTAGCTAACCCGCCATACTCAATTAAATCATGGGATCGTGGCGCATTCGAAAATGATCCGTATGGGCGTAATTTGTGGGGCACACCACCGCAAGGTTGTGCCGATTATGCATTCCAGCAACATATTCAAAAAAGCTTAGATTTAGGCAATGGCCGCTCAATATCACTTTGGCCACACGGCATTTTGTTCCGCGATGCTGAAACAGAAATGCGCAAGAAAATGATTGAGCAAGACTTAGTTGAGTGTGTAATCGGCTTGGGGCCAAACCTCTTTTATAACTCGCCAATGGAAGCATGTTTGTTGATTACTAAAACAAACAAGGAAGATCATAAGAAGGGAAAAATCTTGTTTATAAATGCGGTAAAAGAAGTTAGACAGGATAAAAACATTGGCTACCTAGACCAAGTGCATATAGACAAAATATTTAATGCGTATAGCAATTTTGAAAGTGAAGAGAACTTTGCTTTGTTAGTCGATAAACAAGAGGTTCTAGATAGAAAAGCTAATATGGCGATTAACCTTTATGTTCGACCAGACTCTTTAGTTAGCAGCGAGGAAGCCTGTTTTACGGCAGCTTATCAAGAATGGCAACAGTCATCAGATAACCTAAAACAATCAATGGAAAAGTTATTTAAGGAGCTAGTGTAA